One stretch of Arthrobacter polaris DNA includes these proteins:
- a CDS encoding HNH endonuclease family protein yields the protein MEVPNREKTQRRPPVRAATVWLIVVLIVLTGWLHTSGRWPFEAEPGPPPPVSSPPPGLGVPIVAVGAGTALALLETLTVKGKAPRNNYQRTAFGEAWLDADANGCDTRNDILRRDLSKQTFVKPSLCLVAAGVFTEPYTGQDMSFKRGKDSSAAVQIDHVVALGNAWQTGAQQLTMVQRQSLANDPLNLLAADGDANQEXSDGDAATWLPPSKXFRCHYVARQISVKAAYNLWVTAAEKAAMXRVLGPCPKQQSLPSGYLH from the coding sequence CTGGAGGTCCCGAACCGGGAAAAGACGCAGCGACGGCCTCCCGTGCGTGCAGCGACCGTATGGCTGATAGTGGTGCTGATAGTTCTTACAGGCTGGCTGCACACATCGGGCCGGTGGCCATTTGAAGCAGAACCCGGTCCACCACCGCCGGTTAGCTCGCCGCCGCCAGGATTGGGCGTCCCCATTGTTGCCGTGGGAGCAGGGACGGCACTGGCCCTGTTGGAAACCCTGACAGTCAAGGGCAAAGCGCCGCGCAACAACTACCAGCGAACCGCTTTCGGTGAAGCGTGGCTTGATGCAGATGCTAACGGCTGCGATACCCGCAATGATATTCTCCGCCGGGACCTGAGCAAACAGACGTTTGTGAAACCGTCCCTGTGTCTGGTGGCAGCGGGAGTTTTCACCGAGCCGTACACAGGGCAGGACATGAGTTTCAAGCGCGGTAAGGACAGCAGTGCGGCCGTGCAAATTGACCACGTTGTGGCCTTAGGCAATGCGTGGCAAACGGGCGCTCAGCAACTGACCATGGTGCAACGGCAAAGTCTGGCCAATGACCCTCTGAACCTATTGGCAGCGGACGGAGACGCCAACCAGGAANAGTCCGACGGCGACGCCGCCACGTGGCTGCCGCCGTCGAAANAATTCCGTTGTCACTACGTCGCCCGGCAGATTTCAGTCAAAGCCGCCTACAACCTCTGGGTCACTGCGGCAGAGAAAGCCGCCATGNAAAGAGTCTTGGGCCCCTGCCCGAAACAGCAAAGCCTGCCCTCGGGCTACCTTCACTAG
- a CDS encoding transposase has protein sequence MSDSRSGRSYTQEFKDELCREVTSTSKPMVDMAKSYGVGADTLRRWLIKYRESHADPDTAVTGGELARLKDLERENQDLRLDNLDLKSQSLLREGAAVVSKYEYIESQRNDPAQMNPITKMCAWLALSTSGFYHLHRRPQSATAARRDALGIRIHEFFKDSDGTYGYRRIHADLEV, from the coding sequence ATGTCTGATTCAAGATCAGGTCGTTCCTATACCCAGGAATTCAAGGATGAGCTTTGCCGTGAAGTCACCAGTACCTCCAAGCCCATGGTGGATATGGCCAAGTCCTACGGGGTCGGCGCAGACACCCTGCGGCGTTGGCTGATCAAATACCGAGAAAGCCATGCTGACCCTGATACTGCAGTGACCGGTGGCGAGTTGGCTAGGCTCAAAGACCTTGAGCGGGAAAATCAGGACTTGCGGCTCGATAATCTCGACTTGAAAAGCCAGAGCTTACTTCGCGAGGGAGCAGCGGTAGTGAGCAAGTACGAATACATTGAATCCCAACGAAACGACCCTGCCCAAATGAACCCGATAACGAAGATGTGCGCTTGGCTGGCCCTCTCCACCTCTGGGTTCTACCACTTGCACAGACGCCCGCAATCAGCCACGGCAGCCCGCAGGGACGCTTTGGGGATCCGAATACATGAGTTCTTCAAGGACTCTGACGGCACCTATGGGTACCGGCGCATTCATGCCGACCTTGAGGTGTAA
- the istA gene encoding IS21 family transposase: protein MADYRHIMSLLVRGYSYRDVQALEGVSHRTIAKARQILEAEAFTTEDQVKALTAEDVDRLFTDGRKAASGEFVPIDIEAVVAARIGRKKPPLKVLWARYLENPVSGTARFYGYDRFCEIVAEHVRVNDLTSPITHAPGRTMQVDWAGTRMQLTDPITRDTAXVSMFVASLPYSGMIFAHGFLDEKMAAWCDAHRRAFEYFDGVCQVIVPDNASTASNQISRYXKARDVNQSYAAFLEHYQCAAAPTRAAAPKEKGNVEAGVKVVTNWVIHYLADRRFTDLDELNEAVAEQVEVINDRTPFRGEARSRRAWFQEMEHAELMELPAQRWQQVQWRKAKVSQDWHVQVDTAKYSVPNQHAGQVLDVRIVGEHVTILAGGDIVATHQRATRRNSFVTDDSHAPAGYEDTSLLWTRAYFLRQAAKVGPYTEQALRQLLDRLKIEAQGYRSCMNILGLGKGNNRSLLEAACRTLCTQEPVRLVSYTALKHQISVERAAHTGRPLVQDPPAHGPGAPPAPALGSRDTRGAHLGGISQFSLEALTRTTGAADGKEAGHA, encoded by the coding sequence ATGGCTGATTATCGACACATCATGTCCCTGCTGGTGCGGGGCTACTCTTATCGGGACGTCCAAGCGTTGGAGGGTGTNTCGCATCGCACGATTGCGAAGGCTCGCCAGATCCTTGAAGCCGAGGCGTTCACGACCGAGGATCAGGTCAAGGCGTTGACGGCGGAGGACGTGGACCGTTTGTTCACGGACGGGAGGAAGGCAGCGTCCGGTGAGTTTGTCCCGATCGATATCGAGGCGGTGGTCGCGGCCAGGATTGGCCGGAAGAAGCCGCCGTTGAAGGTGTTGTGGGCCCGCTACCTCGAGAACCCCGTGAGTGGGACGGCACGGTTTTATGGGTATGACCGTTTCTGCGAGATCGTGGCCGAGCATGTGCGTGTCAATGATCTAACGAGCCCCATCACCCATGCGCCAGGGCGCACGATGCAGGTAGATTGGGCCGGGACACGGATGCAGCTGACGGATCCGATCACCCGGGACACGGCAANNGTCTCGATGTTCGTGGCGTCGTTGCCGTATTCAGGGATGATCTTCGCCCACGGTTTCCTCGATGAGAAGATGGCGGCATGGTGCGACGCGCACCGGCGTGCGTTTGAGTACTTTGACGGGGTCTGCCAAGTCATCGTGCCCGACAACGCATCGACGGCATCGAACCAGATCAGCCGCTACGANAAAGCCAGGGACGTGAACCAGTCCTATGCCGCGTTCTTGGAGCATTACCAGTGCGCAGCCGCCCCGACCCGAGCCGCAGCACCGAAGGAGAAGGGCAACGTTGAGGCTGGTGTGAAGGTCGTGACGAATTGGGTCATTCACTATCTGGCTGACCGGCGCTTCACGGACCTTGATGAGTTAAACGAGGCCGTCGCCGAACAGGTGGAGGTCATCAATGACCGGACCCCGTTCCGTGGGGAGGCCCGCTCCCGCCGGGCATGGTTCCAAGAGATGGAGCATGCGGAGCTTATGGAGTTGCCGGCGCAACGGTGGCAACAGGTCCAGTGGCGCAAGGCCAAGGTCTCNCAGGACTGGCACGTACAGGTTGATACGGCCAAGTATTCCGTGCCGAACCAGCACGCCGGGCAAGTGTTGGATGTGCGGATTGTTGGTGAGCATGTCACGATCCTGGCCGGCGGGGACATCGTCGCCACCCACCAGCGTGCTACCCGGCGTAACAGCTTTGTCACCGACGACTCCCATGCCCCGGCCGGGTACGAGGACACCTCACTGTTGTGGACCAGAGCCTACTTCCTGCGGCAGGCGGCGAAGGTCGGCCCCTACACAGAGCAGGCATTGAGGCAGTTGTTGGACCGGTTGAAGATCGAGGCCCAGGGCTACCGATCTTGCATGAATATCTTGGGCCTGGGCAAGGGCAATAACCGCAGTCTGCTCGAGGCGGCCTGCCGAACCCTGTGCACCCAGGAGCCAGTTCGGCTGGTCAGCTACACGGCGCTCAAGCACCAGATCAGCGTGGAGCGGGCAGCCCATACCGGGCGCCCCTTAGTGCAGGACCCGCCAGCGCACGGGCCCGGCGCACCACCAGCCCCGGCGCTGGGTAGCCGGGACACACGGGGAGCTCATCTGGGCGGGATCTCCCAGTTCAGTCTCGAGGCCTTGACCCGCACCACCGGTGCCGCGGACGGGAAGGAGGCCGGCCATGCTTGA
- a CDS encoding ATP-binding protein, with the protein MLDDHLTEDDMGLFTGLRMTAFGQAVIDIANDPACDTWTFSKKIRHALELETTARSQRRILKLLKESKTPNLAACVEEIHYRPDRTLNRNVIERLASCRWIENATNLVILGKSSVGKSYLAQAMVNAACRRGYTARYYRLDDLANTLAVYHRSDPERLAFLRTLHDCDTLFLDDXLTTTITPETASELLNILAARENRGSTVVSSQFDPEDWYKSLHEAVIAESILNRIVSTSELIQLDGPNMRQHTHKQREGGATPK; encoded by the coding sequence ATGCTTGATGACCACCTGACTGAAGATGACATGGGCTTGTTCACCGGGTTGAGGATGACCGCGTTCGGGCAGGCCGTGATCGATATCGCCAACGATCCTGCCTGTGACACATGGACGTTTTCCAAGAAGATCCGGCACGCGCTGGAATTGGAAACCACGGCCCGGTCGCAGCGGCGGATCTTGAAGCTGCTCAAGGAATCGAAGACACCGAACTTGGCTGCTTGTGTTGAGGAAATCCACTATCGTCCCGATCGGACGCTGAACCGCAACGTCATCGAACGGCTCGCTTCCTGCCGGTGGATCGAGAATGCCACGAACCTAGTCATTCTCGGCAAATCCAGTGTTGGCAAGTCATATCTGGCCCAAGCCATGGTCAACGCAGCCTGCCGGCGCGGCTACACCGCACGGTATTACCGGCTCGATGACCTAGCGAACACACTGGCCGTTTACCACCGCTCCGACCCGGAACGGCTGGCGTTCCTTCGTACCCTGCACGACTGCGACACGTTATTTTTAGATGACNTTTTGACCACGACGATCACNCCGGAAACGGCCAGCGAACTGCTGAATATCCTCGCTGCTAGGGAAAACCGCGGATCCACCGTCGTCAGCTCCCAGTTCGACCCCGAGGACTGGTACAAATCACTGCACGAAGCCGTCATCGCAGAGTCCATCCTCAACCGCATCGTCTCCACCAGCGAGCTGATCCAGCTTGACGGACCAAACATGCGCCAACACACCCACAAGCAACGTGAAGGCGGTGCCACNCCAAAATAG
- a CDS encoding tyrosine-type recombinase/integrase — protein sequence MQTAKASHPTDGALIALLGMSALRGYEACAVQIEDYHHIERGHRVLKMVGKGGKPATMPIPVQGFRMLDASAGARTAGPLLLRRSSGKPMNRKAAALSVKRLRRDSRIIAHITPHGFRHXFLTA from the coding sequence ATCCAGACAGCTAAGGCATCCCACCCCACCGACGGCGCCCTGATAGCACTGCTGGGCATGTCGGCCCTCAGGGGCTATGAAGCATGCGCGGTACAAATTGAGGACTACCATCACATCGAGCGTGGCCACCGTGTCCTCAAGATGGTGGGCAAGGGCGGGAAGCCAGCGACGATGCCGATTCCGGTGCAAGGGTTCCGGATGCTCGACGCTTCAGCAGGCGCCCGTACTGCGGGCCCACTGCTACTCAGGCGATCTAGTGGCAAGCCCATGAACCGCAAGGCCGCAGCCCTATCCGTCAAGCGCCTGCGCAGGGACTCGCGTATCATCGCTCACATCACCCCGCACGGGTTCAGGCACAGNTTTTTGACCGCATGA
- a CDS encoding glyceraldehyde-3-phosphate dehydrogenase yields the protein MSTNHASSNGDAVLDSWIQRETMAEAMIPLIGRLYRENNVILSVHGRSLINQSAVSLLKIHRFARHVDGVLLRPEETLPXLQAMTTLNLGPASINLAKLNLKYAQEADGRTREEFLRTELADVVDRQGQGKPTGTDVVLYGFGRIGRLLARILIEHSGGGQGLRLRAIVVRKGGDFDLTKRASLLRRDSVHGPFTGTITVDEERNIIQANGTAIQVIYSDSPSTIDYTAYGIHDALVVDNTGRWRDEEGLSQHLQSKGVARVLLTAXGKGALKNVVHGINHGTIKDTDKIITAASCTTNAITPVLKVLNDKYGIVHGHVETVHSFTNDQNLTDNFHKGDRRGRSAALNMVLTETGAAKAVAKALPELEGKLTGNSIRVPTPNVSMAILNLTLENGTTKEEVNTYLRDMSLNSELRKQIDFIDSXEVVSTDFVGSRRAGIVDGLATISTDKNLVLYVWYDNEFGYSCQVVRVMEEMAGVHPPEFPAMPVRVAEPIPALT from the coding sequence GTGAGCACCAACCACGCTTCATCCAATGGCGACGCCGTCTTGGACTCCTGGATCCAGCGCGAAACCATGGCGGAGGCAATGATCCCGCTCATCGGTCGCCTTTACCGTGAAAATAACGTGATTCTTTCAGTTCACGGTCGCAGCCTAATCAATCAGTCGGCTGTTAGCTTGCTGAAAATCCACCGCTTCGCCCGCCACGTGGACGGAGTTTTGCTTCGTCCTGAAGAAACCCTACCCNTGTTACAGGCGATGACCACGCTGAATTTGGGGCCGGCCTCGATCAACTTGGCCAAGCTGAACCTCAAGTACGCCCAAGAAGCTGATGGACGCACCCGCGAGGAATTCCTGCGCACTGAACTGGCCGACGTCGTTGACCGCCAAGGCCAAGGCAAGCCGACCGGCACAGACGTGGTTCTGTACGGCTTCGGCAGGATCGGGCGCCTGCTGGCCCGAATCCTCATCGAACACTCAGGCGGTGGCCAAGGTCTTCGTCTGCGCGCCATTGTTGTCCGTAAGGGCGGCGATTTCGATTTGACGAAGCGCGCCAGCTTGCTGCGTCGCGACTCCGTGCACGGTCCCTTCACTGGAACCATCACCGTTGATGAAGAGCGCAACATCATCCAGGCCAATGGCACGGCCATTCAGGTGATCTACTCTGACAGTCCGTCCACCATCGATTACACGGCCTACGGTATCCACGATGCACTCGTTGTGGATAACACCGGTCGCTGGCGCGATGAGGAAGGCCTCTCGCAGCACCTGCAAAGCAAGGGTGTGGCACGGGTTCTACTCACGGCCNCCGGCAAGGGTGCGCTGAAGAACGTGGTCCACGGCATTAACCATGGAACCATCAAGGACACCGACAAAATCATCACGGCCGCGTCCTGCACCACCAACGCCATCACGCCGGTGTTGAAGGTTCTCAACGACAAATACGGCATTGTGCACGGCCACGTCGAGACGGTCCACTCGTTCACAAATGATCAGAACCTGACTGACAACTTCCACAAGGGCGATCGCCGTGGCCGCTCGGCAGCCCTGAACATGGTGCTGACCGAGACAGGTGCCGCCAAGGCTGTGGCCAAGGCGCTGCCCGAGCTTGAAGGCAAGCTGACAGGGAACTCCATCCGCGTACCCACGCCCAACGTGTCCATGGCGATCCTGAACCTGACGCTGGAGAACGGCACCACCAAGGAAGAAGTCAACACGTACCTGCGGGACATGTCCTTGAACTCAGAGCTGCGCAAGCAGATTGACTTCATCGATTCCNCCGAAGTGGTCTCCACCGACTTTGTTGGCTCGCGCCGCGCCGGCATCGTTGACGGCCTGGCCACCATCAGCACCGACAAGAACCTTGTGCTGTACGTCTGGTACGACAACGAATTTGGCTACAGCTGCCAAGTGGTCCGGGTCATGGAGGAAATGGCCGGTGTCCACCCACCAGAATTCCCGGCAATGCCGGTGCGGGTGGCAGAACCCATCCCCGCACTGACGTAA
- a CDS encoding YaaA family protein produces the protein MSELSFPELTTARQEVARALAAVSGQEDALKQLGVGASLHREVSRNLRLADEPAAPAHSIYTGVLFDALGYHGMTASXKRKADSAVVVVSGLWGAVGFADRIPAYRLSMSIALPGLGKLAXFWKPKLAAALAAHTEGHLLVDCRSSTYAAAWVPDPLRTVAVNVFTERDGARKVVSHFAKHTRGELAGYLLTRRGKTPETPEQLAQAAAXKWAVELVPGTARKAHILNIILAD, from the coding sequence TTGTCTGAGCTGAGCTTCCCAGAACTCACCACAGCCCGGCAGGAAGTGGCCCGAGCTTTGGCCGCCGTGTCCGGACAGGAAGATGCGCTCAAGCAATTGGGTGTGGGTGCTTCATTGCATCGGGAAGTGAGCCGAAACCTCCGGCTGGCCGATGAACCGGCAGCCCCAGCGCACAGCATTTATACCGGTGTCCTNTTTGACGCGCTCGGCTACCACGGCATGACGGCCAGCCANAAGCGCAAGGCCGATTCCGCCGTTGTGGTGGTCTCTGGGCTGTGGGGTGCCGTGGGATTCGCCGACAGGATTCCGGCCTACCGGCTCTCAATGTCCATTGCTCTACCAGGGCTGGGCAAGTTGGCGAGNTTTTGGAAGCCAAAGTTGGCCGCCGCGCTTGCCGCCCATACGGAGGGACACCTACTGGTGGATTGCCGGTCCAGCACCTACGCCGCAGCATGGGTGCCGGATCCACTGCGCACGGTTGCAGTGAACGTCTTCACCGAGCGCGACGGTGCACGCAAGGTGGTCTCACACTTCGCCAAACACACCCGTGGAGAGCTAGCCGGGTACCTGTTGACCCGCCGTGGCAAGACNCCCGAGACACCTGAGCAGCTGGCCCAGGCCGCCGCCGANAAATGGGCGGTGGAGCTGGTCCCCGGCACGGCCCGCAAGGCCCACATACTCAATATCATCCTGGCTGACTAA
- a CDS encoding VOC family protein, producing the protein MSQIGARRQLAGCGEYIVLEAGPDVAGAHERRRSGLNHLAFRVGTPEDVEAVTAAAIDHGWRLLFPEHHPHAGGPGHYAAYVENLDGFEVELVAE; encoded by the coding sequence TTGAGTCAGATTGGGGCACGGCGGCAGCTGGCAGGGTGCGGGGAGTATATTGTCCTTGAAGCGGGGCCGGACGTTGCAGGAGCGCATGAGCGGCGCCGGTCTGGGCTGAACCACCTGGCGTTTCGCGTGGGCACACCGGAGGACGTTGAAGCAGTCACAGCAGCAGCTATCGATCACGGCTGGAGGCTACTCTTTCCCGAGCACCATCCACATGCGGGAGGTCCCGGGCACTATGCGGCATACGTGGAAAATCTTGATGGCTTCGAGGTTGAGCTTGTGGCCGAGTAG
- a CDS encoding zinc ribbon domain-containing protein → MAKAAPGEQMRLLDVQVLDGKLRALDVQAKALKEDPRLPDLHSGVTVAKSDLVVLDTAVSDAQRALTKAEDDVAAVVTRINRDEAKLNSGSGLSKDLMALQSEIESLTKRRSELEDTELENMEAFEEATARQGAQRELVTQMQSVLDGVVDEIRSKLGGLKMERDATLSERAELAATFAPELLAIYDRSLAKYGVGAARLFHGKSEGSGMQLSAGDLADIKKATPETIVFCPDSGAILVRSEEWG, encoded by the coding sequence ATGGCTAAGGCAGCACCGGGCGAGCAAATGCGCTTACTGGATGTTCAGGTATTGGATGGCAAACTTCGGGCCCTTGATGTGCAGGCAAAGGCGTTGAAAGAAGACCCCAGACTTCCAGATCTTCACAGCGGGGTAACAGTAGCTAAGAGTGATCTTGTGGTCCTTGACACCGCTGTCAGTGACGCCCAGCGCGCGCTGACAAAAGCTGAAGACGATGTGGCTGCTGTAGTGACGCGTATTAATCGCGACGAAGCCAAACTGAACAGCGGCTCAGGTCTGTCAAAGGACTTGATGGCACTGCAAAGCGAAATTGAGTCGCTGACGAAACGGCGCAGTGAACTTGAGGACACTGAGCTGGAAAACATGGAAGCTTTCGAAGAGGCCACTGCCAGGCAGGGCGCTCAACGTGAGCTTGTGACACAGATGCAGTCGGTCCTGGACGGGGTGGTGGATGAGATCCGCAGCAAATTGGGTGGGCTGAAAATGGAACGGGACGCCACCTTGAGCGAGCGGGCCGAACTAGCCGCCACCTTCGCCCCGGAATTGTTGGCCATCTACGATCGTTCTTTGGCTAAATACGGCGTGGGTGCTGCCCGTTTATTCCATGGAAAGTCTGAAGGCTCTGGCATGCAGCTCAGTGCCGGTGACTTGGCGGATATCAAGAAGGCCACACCGGAGACAATCGTTTTCTGCCCGGATTCTGGTGCCATCTTGGTCCGTTCGGAGGAGTGGGGATAA
- a CDS encoding Nif3-like dinuclear metal center hexameric protein: MQTPVLSDVLVAAEELWPESLAEDWDRVGLVVGRLDAEIDRIMFAVDPTLEVIDEALEWGAQLLVTHHPLLLKGVNSVAATSGKGRAVHRLIEGGCALLTVHTNGDSAVGGVSDVIADALGLTDVQPLVPAALGLVEEGIGRVGLLPGVEKLGDLAARIFLQLPAVAGGVRVAGDKDALVHKVAVCGGAGDSLFDAVRASEADVYVTADLRHHPASEAREARVDGKPFLIDLSHFASEWLWLPVAAQALGNVLADQGFEAELAVSATNTDPWDFILTPGTRLA; this comes from the coding sequence CTGCAGACGCCGGTTCTTTCGGATGTTCTCGTGGCTGCTGAAGAGCTATGGCCTGAATCCTTGGCTGAGGATTGGGACCGTGTGGGGCTTGTTGTTGGCCGCCTAGATGCCGAGATAGACAGGATCATGTTCGCCGTTGATCCCACCCTGGAAGTCATTGATGAAGCACTGGAATGGGGTGCACAACTGCTGGTCACCCATCACCCATTGCTCTTGAAGGGTGTCAACTCGGTGGCTGCCACCTCAGGCAAAGGCAGAGCTGTACACAGACTGATCGAAGGTGGCTGTGCCTTGCTGACAGTTCACACCAACGGAGACAGCGCCGTGGGTGGGGTCTCCGATGTCATCGCAGACGCCCTTGGCCTCACTGACGTCCAGCCCCTGGTGCCAGCGGCCCTTGGATTGGTAGAAGAGGGCATTGGCCGTGTTGGTCTACTGCCCGGCGTTGAAAAGTTGGGCGACCTTGCCGCAAGAATTTTTCTTCAGCTCCCTGCCGTAGCAGGCGGTGTTCGTGTAGCCGGGGACAAGGATGCCCTGGTCCACAAAGTGGCTGTATGCGGCGGTGCTGGCGACAGCTTGTTTGACGCTGTACGCGCCAGTGAAGCCGACGTTTACGTCACGGCAGACCTGCGTCACCATCCGGCGTCGGAAGCCAGAGAAGCGCGGGTGGACGGCAAGCCCTTCCTCATTGACCTCTCACACTTTGCCAGCGAGTGGCTGTGGCTGCCAGTTGCAGCCCAGGCCTTGGGGAATGTGCTGGCAGATCAAGGCTTTGAAGCTGAATTGGCAGTCAGTGCAACAAACACGGACCCGTGGGACTTTATTCTCACCCCGGGAACTAGGCTTGCCTAA
- the msrA gene encoding peptide-methionine (S)-S-oxide reductase MsrA encodes MKTFVLGGGCXWCLDAVYQMTKGVESVVSGYSGGALPNPNYDQICTGMTGHAEVVTVTFDETIIPAETILDMFFIQHDPTTLNRQGYDAGTQYRSVMYYRDEQEEAEFRAAIVRNQPVWADPIVTEVTRLGVVYPAESYHNDFYAERPEVGYCRVIIXPKIAKVRKHYAKWLTA; translated from the coding sequence ATGAAGACTTTTGTGTTGGGCGGNGGCTGCTTNTGGTGCCTCGATGCCGTGTATCAAATGACCAAGGGCGTGGAATCGGTAGTGTCCGGCTATAGCGGCGGGGCCCTTCCAAACCCGAACTATGACCAGATCTGTACTGGGATGACCGGACATGCTGAGGTGGTGACGGTGACNTTTGATGAAACCATCATTCCGGCAGAGACCATCTTGGACATGTTCTTTATCCAGCACGATCCCACAACGTTGAACCGCCAAGGTTACGACGCCGGAACCCAGTACCGCTCGGTCATGTACTACCGCGATGAGCAAGAAGAAGCGGAGTTCCGGGCGGCGATTGTGCGCAACCAGCCGGTGTGGGCTGACCCGATTGTCACTGAGGTGACACGGCTGGGCGTGGTGTATCCGGCCGAGAGCTACCACAACGACTTCTACGCAGAACGGCCCGAAGTGGGGTACTGCAGGGTCATTATCAANCCCAAAATAGCCAAAGTTAGAAAACATTACGCGAAGTGGCTCACCGCCTAG
- the cysK gene encoding cysteine synthase A, with product MARIYDNVTQLVGGTPLVRLNRLTEGLAATVAVKLEFYNPANSVKDRIGVAIVDAAEASGALKPGGTIVEGTSGNTGIALAMVGAARGYKVILTMPETMSTERRVMLRAYGADIVLTPGSEGMRGAVEKAKEIVASTENAIWAQQFANPANVEIHRRTTAQEIWDDTEGAVDIFVAGVGTGGTVTGVGQVLKERKPGVQVVAVEPIDSAILNGGAPGPHKIQGLGANFIPEILDQEIYDEVFDATLEDSVAVARALGNQEGILGGISSGAIVWAALELAKRPENAGKLIVAIVCDFGERYISTVLYDDIRG from the coding sequence ATGGCACGTATTTATGACAATGTCACCCAGCTGGTTGGCGGTACTCCGCTGGTGCGTCTGAACCGTCTCACAGAAGGCTTAGCTGCCACGGTGGCTGTGAAATTGGAATTCTATAACCCGGCCAACAGTGTCAAGGACAGGATTGGCGTTGCCATTGTTGACGCTGCCGAAGCTTCTGGTGCGCTCAAGCCGGGTGGAACCATTGTTGAAGGCACGTCCGGGAATACCGGCATTGCCCTCGCTATGGTTGGTGCGGCGCGTGGCTACAAAGTCATTTTGACTATGCCCGAGACCATGTCCACCGAACGCCGTGTCATGCTCCGCGCCTATGGAGCAGACATTGTTCTCACCCCGGGTTCAGAAGGCATGCGCGGGGCAGTTGAAAAGGCCAAGGAGATTGTGGCGTCCACTGAAAACGCCATCTGGGCCCAGCAGTTTGCGAACCCGGCCAACGTGGAAATCCACCGCCGCACCACAGCTCAGGAAATCTGGGATGACACCGAGGGTGCCGTTGACATCTTCGTTGCCGGTGTGGGCACTGGCGGCACGGTGACTGGCGTGGGGCAGGTCCTTAAGGAACGCAAGCCCGGAGTGCAGGTTGTGGCGGTTGAGCCCATTGATTCAGCCATTCTCAACGGCGGTGCACCCGGTCCCCACAAGATTCAGGGCCTAGGCGCTAACTTCATCCCGGAGATCCTTGATCAGGAAATTTATGACGAAGTCTTTGACGCCACACTGGAAGACTCGGTGGCTGTGGCACGCGCTTTGGGCAACCAAGAAGGCATTCTGGGTGGTATTTCCTCCGGCGCCATTGTCTGGGCAGCCCTTGAGTTGGCCAAGCGNCCCGAGAACGCCGGTAAACTCATCGTCGCCATTGTCTGCGATTTTGGTGAACGGTACATTTCAACGGTGCTTTATGATGACATTCGTGGCTAG
- the epsC gene encoding serine O-acetyltransferase EpsC — MFSTIREDLESARAHDPAARGSAENXFVYSGLHAIWVHRLTHTMWAHPGLRFPARLLSQLTRFATGIEIHPGATIGKRXFIDHGMGVVIGETSEIGDDVMIYHGVTLGGRSLAKTKRHPTIGNRVTIGAGAKVLGPLTIGDDSAIGANAVVVKDAPAASIVTGIPATWRHRDAKREMAPAVDPAEYIDPAMWI, encoded by the coding sequence ATTTTCAGCACTATACGTGAGGATCTGGAATCTGCGCGGGCGCATGACCCGGCAGCACGAGGTTCTGCGGAGAACTTNTTTGTCTACTCCGGGCTCCACGCCATCTGGGTGCATAGGCTCACCCACACAATGTGGGCCCATCCTGGGCTACGCTTCCCTGCCCGGTTGCTGTCGCAGCTGACACGATTTGCCACCGGAATTGAAATCCATCCCGGAGCCACCATCGGCAAACGCTTNTTCATCGACCACGGCATGGGTGTGGTGATTGGTGAAACATCCGAGATCGGCGACGACGTCATGATTTATCACGGTGTCACTCTCGGTGGGCGCTCTTTGGCCAAAACCAAACGTCACCCCACCATCGGAAATCGGGTCACCATCGGTGCTGGCGCAAAGGTTCTTGGCCCACTTACCATTGGTGACGATTCCGCCATTGGCGCCAACGCCGTGGTGGTTAAGGACGCACCGGCCGCCTCCATCGTCACAGGCATCCCGGCCACGTGGCGGCACAGGGATGCCAAGCGCGAGATGGCACCTGCTGTGGATCCGGCGGAGTACATTGACCCTGCCATGTGGATCTAG